In Thermodesulfobacteriota bacterium, the genomic stretch ACCTCGGCATACCCATTGAGCACGCGCTCGCGGCGGTCGACGACAGGCTCAGGCAGGAAGGCATAAGGAACGAGGCCTCCATCATAGCCGCGGGCGGCATAAGGTCGAGCGCTGATGTCGCCAAGGCCATAGCCCTCGGCGCTGACGCGGTCGGCATAGGCACAGCCGCCCTTATCACAATGGGCTGCACCACCTGCGGCAAGTGCTACACAGGGAACTGCTCCTGGGGCATAACCACCCAGAGGCCCGAGCTTACGGCCAGGCTCGACCCCGAGGTCTACGCCGAGAGGCTCATAAACCTCATACACGCCTGGACGCATGAGCTTAAAGAGATACTCGGCGCCCTCGGCATAAACTCCATAGAGAGCCTGAGGGGTAACCGCGAAAGGCTCCGCGGAGTGGGGCTTGATTCCTTTACTCTCGACATACTCGGCGTCAAGCCGGCGGGCAGATAGTTGGCAACCTCTAAAAATTGCTATTTTCCCCGGACTCTGCGTCAGGGCGTGAATAAAAATGCTCACATATTCACATATATGCTCCGCTTTTTATTCCCGCCCTTCCTTGATCGCGGGAAAAATTTCTAATTTTTAGAGGTTGCCAGGTATTGATATTTAAGTTGCTGAAAAACTCAAAATCTCATTCAGGCTGCTTAAAAAGCTCAAGATGCAAGGAGTCGAATCAGGAGGAATGAGGCGTACTTTTATTGTACGCCGGAGTGTCCAATTTTGAAGACGACGCCTTGAAGCGGGCTTTTTCAGCAGCCTGTTAGAACCCGAAGGGAATCGGAAGATGGTCAAGATAGACGCAAAAGGGACATATTACCGCGACCTCAATAAAAAGGTCCGCGAGGCCGTCGAAAAGGGCGAGAAGGAGATAGTCCTCGAGAACGTGAACGGCCAATACTACATAGGCGACGGCTTGAGGGCCAAGGTCTCCATAACCGTTGAGGGCGTGCCTGGCAACGACCTCGCGGCTTTCATGGACGGCCCGACCATAAGGATAAAGTCCAACGCGCAGGACAATATAAGCAACACCATGAACAGCGGCAAGGTCATCATCGAAGGGCACGCCGGTGACGTCCTCGGCTACGGCATGAGGGGCGGGAAGCTCCACATAAGGGGAAACGTGGGCTACAGGGTCGGCATCCACATGAAGGGCGACAAAAGGCAGGGGCCTACCATAATAGTCGGCGGCACTGCGGGCGACTTTTTCGGCGAGTACATGGCCGGCGGGCTCCTCATACTCCTGGGCCTTGACGGCGACGGCCCGATCGTGGGCGATTACCTCGGCACCGGCATGCACGGCGGGACCATATTCGTACGGGGCGAGGTGGACGAGGATATGTGCGGTGCTGAGGTCGGGGTCATGGAACCTGACGAGGACGATATGAAGGTCCTGAAGGACGCGCTCACGGACTACTGCGCCGACCTGGGCCTGAAGCTCGAGGACGTGATGGCGAAAGGGTTCAAGAAGCTCGCTCCGGTGTCGGCGAGGCCGTACGGCAACCTCTACGCTTACTGACAGGCTGCTGAAAAAGTAAAAATTGATCTTTTCCCCGGACTCTTCGTCAGGCCGGGAATAAAAATGCTCACATATTTTCATATATGCTCCGCTTTTTATTCCCAGCCTTCCTCGATTGCGGGAAAAATCTCTAATTTTTAGAGGTTGCCATTATCAAGGCCGCTTTTAGAGGCCTGGAACTCGTCAAATTCGGCCCGCATAAGCGAACCGGCCTGAAAACCCTCTGATCCGAGGGTTTTTTTGCGCCCTGCTGAGAGGAAATGCGGGCGCGCAGCAGGTTTTTTCGGCCTCTCCGAGAGGGGTGGGAGCAAAACCTATTATCCTTGACTTGTCAGGTTGAAAAAAGTACCATATAAATGGACCGGAGGGTATTTTGAATGGTGATCGAACAATTTGAAAGGCTGGAGGCAGGACTTCTCCGCCTTCTGGCCGCTCACGAGGCAGCTTCCGCCGAAAAAGAGGCCCTCAAGGCCGAAATCAGCTCCAAAGACATTGAAATAGCTGAATTAAAAAAGAACCTGAAGAGACTCGAAGGCGAGCGGGACCAGGTCCGGGAGAAGGTGGACGGGCTCCTCGCGAGGCTTGAAACCCTCATACAGGGAGCGTGAGGCGGATTTGAAGAAGGTCGCTGAGCTCAAGATTTTCGGCCACAAGCTCCTTGTCAAAAGCGAAGAAGGCGAAGAATACATCCGCGCTGTCGAGGATTACCTGAACACTAAGATAGAGGAGGTAAAGGAGAACACAAAAGCCGTATCTACCTTGGACCTGGCGCTTTTAGCCGCCCTGAACATAACGGGCGAGGTCATCAAGACAAAGGAGATGCTCGAAAGGCTGGGAAGGAAATCCGAAGAGCTTGCTCAAAAGATAGACAGAAGGCTGGTTTAGTTAAGCCTTCCCCCCTGCCGGGTTAGTGATCTGTCGGTATATTTAGAACCAACACTCTAAATGAGGGAGCCTTCACTGGCTCGCGGACGGCACGTCCCCCTGCGGGAAAGCCGGAAACATGCCACAGGGCGCCCACCTGTCTCTGACAGGTTCAAATTACAGTCGACACGGCCCGCGCGGGGGGGATTAAAAGGCAAACCGACTTAAAGCAGGAAAAGTCGTTACAGATACATCGTTTTGAGGCCCTTAAAGGCCGCAATGTACAAAATCAAAGGAAGCAGTGAGGAAATAGAACGCCCTTAAGGTACGAAGCCCCGCGCCAGCCGGGCGCGTATCAGTCTATCCTTTCCGTTCCAGCAAAGCCCTTCCAGTTTTCCAACCAGTCCTTTCACAAGGTCAATGGCGAGGTCTGCCGAAAAAGCGCTCCTTAGAAGCGAGCTTCTCGAAAAGAGAAGAAGGCTCCCGTTCGAGGAGGTCCGGAGGCTGAGCACGATGGTGGGGAAGCGGTTCCTGTCATCGGGTTACTACCGGGAATCGCGCCGTGTCGCCCTCTATTCGAGCTTCGGCAACGAGGTCCTTACGGACGATATCTTTGCCGCTGCCATGAGGGACGGCAAGGAGGTCTTCTATCCTAGGATAGTCAGGCCGGGGGGCGTGGAATGCGGCTTCGAGAATGCACGCCGGTTAAGGTTCTTCAGGGTGCGGAGCCTTGATGAGCTCTCCACAGGGTCGTATGAGCTCAGCGAGCCTCCTGCCGGTAACCAGGCGTCCGATGCAAGCGGCCTGGACCTGATAGTCGTCCCGGGAGTGGCGTTCGACGAGCGGGGCGGAAGGCTCGGGTTCGGCAAAGGCTACTATGACGCGGCGCTCGCATCGGCCAATTGTCCTAAGATAGCACTGGCTTACGATTTTCAGGTATTAAAAGTGAATATCCCCCTCGAGCCCCACGACGTGCCAGTCTCGGCGATAGTGACCGAGAAACGGGTCATAGTGGCGAATGCTTCAGAGGGGGCGCAAAAGGGCGGAGCGCGGCGCGTTTAAGCGGCGGCCCCGTACCCTATTAAATACACGGCAGAAGGGGGAAGTCCTGTATGGAAATATCGACCATCGTCATCGTTGCGGTTATAGCTGTCTTTGCGATTATCATAGGGGTCGGGATCGGTTACGCCTTAAAAAGGAAGATGGATAACGCGAGCCTCGACGCCGGCAGGAAGACCGCCGAGGCTATCGTGGCCGACGCCAAGAAGGAGGCCGAGAACGTAAGGAAGTCGGCCGAGCTCGAGGCCAAGGACATATTGTTCGAGGGAAAGAGCGAATTCGAGAAAGAGACGAGGGAGAGGAGAAAGGAACTCCAGTCCCTTGAGAAAAGGGTCCAGCAGAAAGAGGAGAACCTCGACAAGAAATTCGAGGCAATAGACCGGAGGGACGCCGAGTTCCAGAAGCGGGAAAAGGCGCTCACCGCCCAGGAAAAGAAGATAAAGGACGACGAGGCCGAGATGGAGGCCCTCATCGCCGGGCAGAAGGCCAGGCTTGAGGCCCTGGCGGGCATATCCGCCGATGAGGCCAAGAGGATGCTCGTCGAACAGATGGAGAACGAGGCCAAGCACGAGGCCGGGAAGCTCATAAAGAGGATAGAGGAAGAGACCAAGGCCGAGGCCGACAAGAAGGCCAAGGACATAATCGCGCTCGCCATCCAGAGGTACTCCGGCGAGTACGTGGCCGAAAGGACCGTCTCGGTCGTGAACCTGCCGAACGACGAGATGAAGGGGCGCATCATAGGCAGGGAGGGCCGTAACATCCGCGCCATCGAGGCCGCGACAGGCATAGACGTCATAATAGACGACACGCCAGAGGCCGTCATACTCTCCGGCCACAACCCGGTGAGGAGGGAGATAGCCAAGCAGTCGCTAGAGCGCCTCATCACCGACGGCCGGATACACCCTTCGAGGATAGAGGAGATAGTCTCGAAGGTCGAATCAGAGGTCAACCAGGCCATAATGGAGGCCGGGGAGAGGGCGATATTCGACACGGGCCTCCACGGCATCCATAAGGAGATACAGAAGCTCATAGGAAGGCTCAAGTTCAGGACGAGCTACGCGCAGAACGTATATTCGCATTCCATGGAAGTGGCCTTCATCTGCGGGGTAATGGCGTCCGAGCTCGGGCTCCCGGCAAAGACCGCAAGGAGGGTCGGGCTCCTGCATGACATCGGAAAGGCCGTGGACCACGAGGTCGAGGGGCCGCACGCCGCGATCGGGGCGGAGCTTGCCAAGAAATACGGCGAGTCAGCTAAGATTGTCGCCGCCATAGGCCAGCACCATGACGACAC encodes the following:
- a CDS encoding 5-formyltetrahydrofolate cyclo-ligase, producing the protein MARSAEKALLRSELLEKRRRLPFEEVRRLSTMVGKRFLSSGYYRESRRVALYSSFGNEVLTDDIFAAAMRDGKEVFYPRIVRPGGVECGFENARRLRFFRVRSLDELSTGSYELSEPPAGNQASDASGLDLIVVPGVAFDERGGRLGFGKGYYDAALASANCPKIALAYDFQVLKVNIPLEPHDVPVSAIVTEKRVIVANASEGAQKGGARRV
- the rny gene encoding ribonuclease Y, whose amino-acid sequence is MEISTIVIVAVIAVFAIIIGVGIGYALKRKMDNASLDAGRKTAEAIVADAKKEAENVRKSAELEAKDILFEGKSEFEKETRERRKELQSLEKRVQQKEENLDKKFEAIDRRDAEFQKREKALTAQEKKIKDDEAEMEALIAGQKARLEALAGISADEAKRMLVEQMENEAKHEAGKLIKRIEEETKAEADKKAKDIIALAIQRYSGEYVAERTVSVVNLPNDEMKGRIIGREGRNIRAIEAATGIDVIIDDTPEAVILSGHNPVRREIAKQSLERLITDGRIHPSRIEEIVSKVESEVNQAIMEAGERAIFDTGLHGIHKEIQKLIGRLKFRTSYAQNVYSHSMEVAFICGVMASELGLPAKTARRVGLLHDIGKAVDHEVEGPHAAIGAELAKKYGESAKIVAAIGQHHDDTPENIFGILVQAADTLSAARPGARREMLESYIKRLDDLEKIAKGFGGVEKAYALQAGREVRVIVETQTVNDDSAVVLSKDIAKKIEKELTYPGQIKVTVIRESRAVEFAK
- the zapB gene encoding cell division protein ZapB — encoded protein: MVIEQFERLEAGLLRLLAAHEAASAEKEALKAEISSKDIEIAELKKNLKRLEGERDQVREKVDGLLARLETLIQGA
- a CDS encoding cell division protein ZapA → MKKVAELKIFGHKLLVKSEEGEEYIRAVEDYLNTKIEEVKENTKAVSTLDLALLAALNITGEVIKTKEMLERLGRKSEELAQKIDRRLV